A single region of the Halorussus salinus genome encodes:
- a CDS encoding methylated-DNA--[protein]-cysteine S-methyltransferase — protein MNVELFDRTVELDAERVEAPADEIRAQVGEYAAGERRAFDLSVALSSGFAGEVAAEMRTIPYGETRTYGEIADDLDTAAVAVGRACGANPVPLVVPCHRVVGADSLGGYSAGDGLPLKRRLLALEGAAEGRRETPRAVESGDERDPADA, from the coding sequence ATGAACGTCGAACTCTTCGACCGAACCGTCGAACTCGACGCCGAACGTGTCGAGGCTCCAGCGGACGAGATTCGCGCGCAGGTCGGCGAGTACGCCGCGGGCGAGCGCCGCGCGTTCGACCTGTCGGTGGCGCTCTCGTCGGGGTTCGCTGGCGAGGTCGCGGCCGAGATGCGGACGATTCCGTACGGCGAGACCCGGACCTACGGCGAAATCGCCGACGACCTCGACACCGCGGCCGTCGCGGTGGGTCGGGCCTGTGGCGCGAACCCCGTCCCGCTGGTCGTGCCCTGCCACCGCGTCGTCGGCGCGGACTCGCTGGGCGGCTACTCGGCGGGCGACGGACTCCCGCTCAAGCGCCGACTGCTGGCGCTCGAAGGAGCCGCCGAGGGCCGTCGGGAGACGCCGAGAGCCGTCGAGAGCGGTGACGAGCGCGACCCGGCCGACGCGTAA
- a CDS encoding Hsp20/alpha crystallin family protein: MVRRNRRRRRPTDARATDARPDPAIAVDVAERGDEFVVTADLPGVRKQDIDVKVRKDRVQILAEPEDDPENAGAFGARAREEGRISRTIRLPERVNEKRTSAEYLNGRLRITLPKRERRQSVDVE, encoded by the coding sequence ATGGTTCGCAGAAATCGACGCCGACGCCGACCGACCGACGCTCGCGCGACTGACGCCCGACCGGACCCTGCGATAGCCGTGGACGTGGCCGAACGCGGCGACGAGTTCGTCGTGACCGCGGACCTGCCGGGCGTCCGCAAGCAGGACATCGACGTGAAAGTCCGGAAGGACCGCGTCCAGATACTCGCCGAACCGGAGGACGACCCCGAGAACGCGGGCGCGTTCGGTGCGAGAGCGCGCGAGGAGGGCCGAATAAGCCGGACGATTCGGCTCCCCGAGCGCGTGAACGAGAAGCGAACAAGCGCCGAGTACCTGAACGGGCGACTCCGAATCACGCTCCCGAAGCGCGAGCGACGGCAGTCGGTGGACGTAGAGTAG
- a CDS encoding NOP5/NOP56 family protein: protein MTDDGPHPEGGWFEEVAPGDAAAGAARIREGRADAPADWPERAVASGFAESEDEYYDALRDASLRAAREGAAERERADDQQLVHAVRAMDDAASEANELAERVAEWAGSRYPDAGTGVEYARELAERDPESPTDERLVSLARRVADLADESDELREFIERETPEVAPNLAALAGPVLGARLISLAGGLEPLAKKPSGTVQVLGAEDSLFAHLRGHATSPKHGVIFTHEFVRGTRPDKRGSAARTLAGKLTIAARIDHYSGERKPELDDELQRRMDQIRGRGDGSEEDDSPEDENATEEGDA, encoded by the coding sequence ATGACCGACGACGGACCCCACCCCGAAGGCGGGTGGTTCGAGGAGGTCGCGCCCGGCGACGCCGCGGCGGGCGCGGCCCGGATACGCGAGGGGCGGGCCGACGCGCCCGCCGACTGGCCCGAGCGGGCGGTCGCGTCCGGATTCGCCGAGAGCGAGGACGAGTACTACGACGCGCTCCGGGACGCGAGCCTCCGGGCGGCCCGCGAGGGGGCGGCCGAGCGCGAGCGCGCCGACGACCAGCAACTGGTCCACGCGGTCCGGGCGATGGACGACGCCGCGTCCGAGGCCAACGAACTCGCCGAGCGCGTCGCCGAGTGGGCGGGGAGTCGCTACCCCGACGCGGGGACCGGCGTCGAGTACGCCCGCGAACTCGCGGAGCGCGACCCCGAGTCGCCGACCGACGAACGTCTCGTCTCGCTGGCGCGGCGCGTCGCGGACCTCGCCGACGAGTCCGACGAACTGCGCGAGTTCATCGAGCGCGAGACGCCCGAGGTCGCGCCCAACCTCGCGGCGCTGGCCGGGCCGGTCCTCGGCGCGCGACTGATTTCGCTCGCTGGCGGCCTCGAACCGCTGGCGAAAAAGCCCTCCGGGACGGTGCAGGTCCTCGGCGCGGAGGACTCGCTGTTCGCGCACTTGCGAGGCCACGCGACCTCGCCCAAGCACGGCGTCATCTTCACCCACGAGTTCGTCAGGGGCACTCGTCCCGACAAACGCGGGTCCGCGGCCCGGACGCTGGCGGGGAAACTCACCATCGCCGCGCGCATCGACCACTACTCGGGCGAGCGCAAGCCGGAACTCGACGACGAGCTACAGCGCCGAATGGACCAGATTCGCGGGCGGGGCGACGGGAGCGAGGAAGATGACAGCCCCGAGGACGAGAACGCAACCGAGGAGGGCGACGCATGA
- a CDS encoding fibrillarin-like rRNA/tRNA 2'-O-methyltransferase — protein MTDQSDIALPEGVERRAFDGRRRLATRGAPVYGEPTDGEWRCWDAGRSKLAAMVESGMEIGLAGGETVLYLGAASGTTVSHVADFSGATYAVEFAPRPVRDLVGVAEDRRNLFPLLKDARKPATYAHVVEADVDAIVQDVATRGQARVAVENRQFLADDGRLLAAVKARSEDVSRDPEAVFDDALADLRDEYEIVETARLEPYHDDHLGVVARPR, from the coding sequence ATGACTGACCAGTCCGACATCGCTCTCCCCGAGGGCGTCGAGCGCCGCGCGTTCGACGGCCGACGGCGGCTGGCGACGCGGGGCGCGCCGGTCTACGGCGAACCGACCGACGGCGAGTGGCGCTGTTGGGACGCCGGGCGCTCGAAGCTCGCGGCGATGGTGGAGTCAGGAATGGAAATCGGTCTCGCTGGCGGCGAGACCGTGCTGTACCTCGGCGCGGCCAGCGGGACGACCGTGAGCCACGTCGCGGACTTCTCGGGGGCGACCTACGCCGTCGAGTTCGCTCCTCGGCCGGTCCGGGACTTGGTGGGCGTCGCCGAGGACCGCCGGAATCTCTTTCCCCTATTGAAGGACGCTCGCAAGCCAGCGACCTACGCCCACGTCGTGGAGGCCGACGTTGACGCCATCGTGCAGGACGTGGCGACTCGCGGGCAGGCCCGCGTGGCGGTCGAAAATCGGCAGTTTCTGGCGGACGACGGTCGCCTGCTTGCGGCCGTCAAGGCCCGTAGCGAGGACGTGTCCCGCGACCCCGAGGCGGTCTTCGACGACGCGCTGGCCGACCTCCGCGACGAGTACGAAATCGTGGAGACGGCGCGACTCGAACCGTACCACGACGACCACCTCGGCGTGGTCGCGCGGCCGCGGTAA
- a CDS encoding glutamate--cysteine ligase, whose protein sequence is MDSGSAGSFAEMGTLGIEEEFYVADERGRPTAGTDELVYQRDPPELLDGRLDHELFKCVVETQTPKIQRLADAREHLLSVRNALVDHAEEAGFQIAAAGLHPGARWRELEHAEKERYRAQLDRIQYPQHRNTTAGLHVHVGVDDADKAVWIANEIRWYVPVMLALSANSPYWNGFDTGLQSARAKIFEALPNTGMPTCFDSYDDFATFEETMLRSDSIADRGELWYDVRPHTGHGTVEVRTPDGQADPDRVMAFVEYTHALVEDLATRYEDGEEGYRHRRELLDENKWRAMRYGHDAAFIRRDREGEIGLGEVVDRECERLGVSGIRDLYEGESGATRQRRTLDEEGPDALYESLLLERE, encoded by the coding sequence ATGGACTCGGGTTCGGCTGGAAGTTTCGCGGAGATGGGGACGCTGGGCATCGAAGAGGAGTTCTACGTCGCGGACGAGCGCGGCCGCCCGACCGCGGGCACCGACGAACTCGTCTACCAGCGCGACCCGCCCGAACTGTTGGACGGACGCCTCGACCACGAACTGTTCAAGTGCGTCGTGGAGACCCAGACACCGAAGATACAGCGTCTCGCGGACGCTCGCGAGCATCTGCTTTCGGTCCGCAACGCCCTCGTGGACCACGCCGAGGAGGCCGGATTCCAAATCGCGGCCGCGGGTCTCCACCCCGGCGCGCGGTGGCGCGAGTTGGAACACGCCGAGAAGGAGCGGTATCGCGCCCAGTTGGACCGGATTCAGTACCCTCAACACCGGAACACGACCGCGGGCCTGCACGTCCACGTCGGCGTGGACGACGCCGACAAGGCGGTCTGGATAGCCAACGAGATTCGGTGGTACGTGCCCGTGATGCTCGCGCTCTCGGCGAACTCGCCGTACTGGAACGGGTTCGACACCGGACTCCAGTCCGCGCGAGCGAAGATTTTCGAGGCCCTGCCCAACACCGGGATGCCGACCTGCTTCGACTCCTACGACGACTTCGCGACGTTCGAGGAGACCATGCTTCGTTCGGACTCCATCGCCGACCGCGGGGAACTCTGGTACGACGTGCGACCCCACACCGGCCACGGCACGGTCGAAGTCCGGACGCCCGACGGGCAGGCCGACCCCGACCGCGTGATGGCGTTCGTGGAGTACACTCACGCGCTGGTCGAGGACTTGGCGACGCGCTACGAGGACGGCGAGGAGGGCTACCGACACCGCCGGGAGCTGTTAGACGAGAACAAGTGGCGCGCGATGCGCTACGGTCACGACGCCGCGTTCATTCGCCGGGACCGCGAGGGAGAGATTGGTCTCGGTGAGGTCGTAGACCGGGAGTGCGAGCGACTGGGCGTCTCGGGCATCCGGGACCTCTACGAGGGCGAGAGCGGGGCGACCCGCCAGCGCCGGACTCTGGACGAGGAGGGACCCGACGCGTTGTACGAGTCGTTGCTCCTCGAACGCGAGTGA
- a CDS encoding winged helix-turn-helix domain-containing protein yields MSVETDADAEADRLSKGRERLGEEADRAVDQFDQGIVDLLSWVLDTETRARIYVYLRQQPHSTSEEVAEGTGLYPSTVRESLAELHDEENVERRKRESEGAGNNPYEYTAIAPSELVGGIVGQIQDELNTVFNLDDHLEPESETPAETEPSEPVSIRVEDEEDASDDETTGADDEGDE; encoded by the coding sequence GTGTCGGTCGAGACCGACGCCGACGCCGAGGCGGACCGCCTCTCGAAGGGCCGCGAGCGCCTCGGCGAGGAGGCCGACCGAGCGGTGGACCAGTTCGACCAAGGCATCGTGGACCTGCTGTCGTGGGTGCTGGACACCGAGACGCGGGCGCGAATCTATGTCTATCTCCGACAACAGCCTCACAGCACCAGCGAGGAGGTCGCCGAGGGCACCGGTCTCTACCCCTCGACGGTTCGGGAGTCGCTGGCGGAACTCCACGACGAGGAGAACGTAGAGCGCCGCAAGCGCGAGAGCGAGGGCGCGGGCAACAACCCCTACGAGTACACCGCCATCGCGCCGAGCGAACTCGTCGGCGGCATCGTCGGCCAGATTCAAGACGAACTCAACACCGTCTTCAATTTAGACGACCACCTCGAACCCGAGTCCGAGACCCCAGCGGAGACGGAACCGAGCGAACCGGTGAGCATCCGGGTCGAAGACGAAGAGGACGCGAGCGACGACGAGACGACCGGGGCCGACGACGAGGGCGACGAGTAA
- a CDS encoding phosphopantetheine adenylyltransferase — translation MRVALGGTFDPVHDGHRALFERAFELGDVTVGLTSDELAPKTRHEDRYVRPFDERKADLETVLSGFADEYDREFEVRELTEPTGIATEEQFDALVVSPETTDGAQRINDIRAERGFDPLEVEVVDHVTAADGDIISSTRIVKGEIDEHGNLTPERDGRDAER, via the coding sequence ATGAGGGTTGCCTTGGGCGGGACCTTCGACCCGGTCCACGACGGCCACCGCGCGCTGTTCGAGCGCGCGTTCGAACTCGGCGACGTGACGGTCGGTCTGACGAGCGACGAACTCGCGCCGAAGACGCGCCACGAGGACCGGTACGTCCGCCCGTTCGACGAGCGGAAGGCCGACTTGGAGACGGTCCTGTCGGGGTTCGCCGACGAGTACGACCGCGAGTTCGAGGTCCGAGAGTTGACCGAACCGACCGGTATCGCCACCGAGGAGCAGTTCGACGCCTTGGTGGTCTCGCCCGAGACGACCGACGGTGCCCAACGCATCAACGACATCCGCGCCGAGCGCGGGTTCGACCCGCTGGAGGTCGAAGTCGTGGACCACGTTACGGCCGCGGACGGCGACATCATCTCCAGTACCCGCATCGTGAAGGGTGAAATCGACGAACACGGGAATCTCACGCCCGAACGCGACGGACGCGACGCGGAACGCTGA
- a CDS encoding DUF7111 family protein, which produces MSAQETTANGITARYRETDDERLLEFESDRSTAAIAQNVEGYAMLKVRPTADGDELERYYGFDMALDHAAELLGVSPHDLPVPDGADDMGM; this is translated from the coding sequence ATGAGCGCACAGGAGACCACCGCGAACGGCATCACCGCGCGCTACCGCGAGACCGACGACGAGCGCCTGCTGGAGTTCGAGTCCGACCGTTCGACCGCCGCCATCGCCCAGAACGTCGAGGGCTACGCCATGCTGAAGGTCCGCCCGACGGCCGACGGCGACGAACTCGAACGCTACTACGGGTTCGACATGGCGCTGGACCACGCCGCGGAACTGCTCGGCGTCTCGCCCCACGACCTGCCGGTGCCCGACGGGGCCGACGACATGGGAATGTGA
- a CDS encoding VOC family protein, with protein MLSGLRWLALEAKYLDRAREFYETHLDLSVVREEDGEVVFDAGGANLVLREPGAVPRGGVHTHYAFATPPDRYDEWYDLLGESFDLTEFDFGGAKSLYFYDPDGNCVEIGGVGEGEEAITDIFEIVLEVEDLARAESFYRSLGFEVVDRGDQRRRLRLGGPVDLELWEPHLGIADARGGLHADVGFAADDPAAAADAVRDAACEVAEVEDGTRVRDPDGHYLTFR; from the coding sequence ATGCTCTCGGGGCTGCGCTGGCTGGCGCTCGAAGCGAAGTATCTCGACCGCGCCCGCGAATTCTACGAGACGCACCTCGACCTGTCGGTGGTCCGCGAGGAGGACGGCGAAGTCGTCTTCGACGCGGGCGGGGCCAACCTCGTCCTCCGGGAACCCGGCGCGGTGCCCCGCGGCGGGGTCCACACCCACTACGCCTTCGCCACGCCGCCCGACCGCTACGACGAGTGGTACGACCTCCTCGGCGAGTCGTTCGACCTCACGGAGTTCGACTTCGGCGGCGCGAAGTCGCTGTACTTCTACGACCCGGACGGCAACTGCGTCGAAATCGGCGGCGTCGGCGAGGGCGAGGAGGCCATCACCGACATCTTCGAGATAGTTCTCGAAGTCGAAGACCTCGCGCGCGCCGAGTCGTTCTACCGGTCGCTGGGCTTCGAGGTCGTGGATAGGGGCGACCAGCGCCGTCGCCTCCGACTCGGCGGGCCGGTGGACCTCGAACTGTGGGAGCCGCACCTCGGCATCGCCGACGCTCGCGGCGGTCTCCACGCCGACGTGGGGTTCGCGGCCGACGACCCGGCGGCCGCGGCCGACGCGGTCCGCGACGCGGCCTGTGAGGTCGCCGAAGTTGAGGACGGGACGCGCGTCCGGGACCCCGACGGCCACTACCTGACCTTCCGGTAG
- a CDS encoding DUF7503 family protein — MSESDLTTYLAENPRKMGVLFTMLLLLTQAGNASAGMAVACYGP; from the coding sequence ATGTCCGAATCCGACCTCACCACGTATCTCGCAGAGAATCCCCGGAAGATGGGCGTCCTGTTCACGATGCTACTGCTACTCACGCAGGCCGGAAACGCGTCGGCCGGAATGGCAGTGGCCTGTTACGGACCGTAA
- a CDS encoding MPN domain-containing protein — MVYVTRGLVDVLLDFAAEAEPDELTVSLAVTPAGELDGTEELPPDAPVFTHFYPPDAGKSITAVFGVDLSVPAGQTQGRFIAHPKGNLEVNKTDDLHEAILVAVPPWDESSLGAFDRSGRRQPLEVVDAEPPTESLS; from the coding sequence GTGGTGTACGTAACTCGGGGGCTGGTGGACGTGTTACTGGACTTCGCGGCGGAGGCCGAACCCGACGAGTTGACCGTCTCGCTCGCGGTCACGCCCGCTGGCGAACTGGACGGCACCGAGGAGCTACCGCCCGACGCGCCGGTGTTCACGCACTTCTATCCGCCGGACGCGGGGAAGTCCATCACGGCGGTCTTCGGTGTGGACCTCTCGGTCCCGGCGGGTCAGACCCAAGGCCGGTTCATCGCCCACCCCAAGGGGAACTTGGAAGTGAACAAGACCGACGACCTCCACGAGGCGATTCTGGTCGCGGTGCCGCCGTGGGACGAGTCGTCGCTCGGAGCGTTCGACCGCTCGGGCCGCAGACAGCCGCTGGAGGTCGTGGACGCCGAACCCCCGACCGAATCGCTGTCGTAG
- a CDS encoding ribbon-helix-helix domain-containing protein, whose amino-acid sequence MTEYTTVSIPKDLADRVEETIEGTSFSSTSDLVRFLLRSIVIQHQKEGELTESEFEEITGQLRELGYLE is encoded by the coding sequence ATGACCGAGTACACCACCGTCTCGATTCCGAAGGACCTCGCGGACCGCGTCGAGGAGACCATCGAAGGCACCAGTTTCTCCAGCACCAGCGACCTCGTGCGCTTCCTCCTCCGGAGTATCGTCATCCAGCACCAGAAGGAGGGCGAACTCACCGAGTCGGAGTTCGAGGAGATAACCGGCCAGCTCAGGGAACTCGGCTACCTCGAATAG
- a CDS encoding DUF5779 family protein, with product MGSGFDLDLQTVEQEIADDEEGTDGTDRRIVLGELDGTTDEREWFEVVDRGNVLVLAVEGDLPELAADLAPRVKERGGNLIHFREFLIVTPDDVSVDTERL from the coding sequence ATGGGCAGTGGTTTCGACCTCGACCTCCAGACGGTCGAGCAGGAGATAGCGGACGACGAGGAGGGCACCGACGGGACCGACCGGCGCATCGTCCTCGGCGAGTTAGACGGGACGACCGACGAGCGCGAGTGGTTCGAGGTCGTGGACCGCGGCAACGTCCTCGTGTTGGCGGTCGAGGGCGACCTCCCCGAGTTGGCGGCCGACCTCGCGCCGCGGGTCAAAGAGCGCGGCGGCAACCTGATTCACTTCCGGGAGTTTCTCATCGTGACGCCCGACGACGTGAGCGTGGACACCGAGCGGCTGTGA
- a CDS encoding DUF7503 family protein, with product MAQPTTHARMAEFLESHPRAMGALFTICLLLMQAGNVAANGASAYSGP from the coding sequence ATGGCACAACCCACGACGCACGCACGGATGGCGGAGTTTCTCGAATCACACCCCCGAGCGATGGGCGCGCTGTTCACGATATGCCTGCTGTTGATGCAGGCCGGGAACGTGGCTGCGAACGGTGCAAGCGCCTACAGTGGACCGTAA
- a CDS encoding CHAT domain-containing protein — MDPTFTAHTDCTTVEITDPVENARFELDTASPVSPSPAPTDEFYFPVDSAIAFETSSVGVPKLANVLVRTQSGDLVADNADHVDRSLDPGAYTLELSTAPMKLYLSVESAIEVRHDEATVTVDFGGPTEVAVGARSFHDRPAGTVTTTPDPVGAMDAISLLGSALKTTSPERSFPTLRGHPPLVELGDEFDAPEGVARPDTGVRLELPADYQYVYPAASLAYYLGAEVVPADHPRLVTDAGFAYDLDGPRGYETTVGRVLRQTFFFDCVTRTEGYYDVDLHEREALDPDVGLDFADLYDRSLAERLAAYLSVPFESVADHVPDWSLTTDVMATPDNVEVLPFVADDLALVRCPGDPTGASVSPTPEPLGEFFRSGPDGAADARTADDAAEEFTRSTTDGNSSTVQQSEIFNPEPVETVEHAWVGEGFPVGANKATVESYRRRARRSAPDETSIEVHVVCNDERMNEEGVVEEFYGLRDLLRFDVSVHDELTTDELRDLLAQPADFLHYIGHVDGDGMRCPDGHLDARTLSEVNVKAFVLNACRSYAQGEALVEAGSYGGVVTLAEIANSVATDIGRTLARLLNCGFPLRVALSVVKDAIGPAYQYTTVGDGSVTLCQSESGCPLHLKIERVGEDEFEANVRAYSSPGYELGSIYLPIIGQNSVHQLVSAGDNSFRITKSELNDYFDREVMPVSYEGNLYWSDELSVEDL; from the coding sequence ATGGACCCGACGTTCACGGCACACACCGACTGCACGACCGTCGAGATAACAGACCCCGTCGAGAACGCCCGCTTCGAACTCGACACCGCCTCGCCCGTCTCCCCCTCGCCCGCCCCGACCGACGAGTTCTACTTCCCCGTCGATTCCGCCATCGCCTTCGAGACGAGTAGCGTCGGCGTCCCGAAACTCGCCAACGTCCTCGTCCGCACCCAGTCGGGCGACCTCGTCGCCGACAACGCCGACCACGTTGACCGGTCGCTCGACCCCGGCGCGTACACTCTCGAACTCAGCACCGCGCCGATGAAACTCTACCTCTCCGTCGAGAGCGCCATCGAGGTCCGCCACGACGAGGCGACCGTCACCGTCGATTTCGGCGGCCCGACCGAAGTCGCGGTCGGCGCGCGCTCGTTCCACGACCGGCCCGCTGGCACCGTCACGACCACGCCCGACCCCGTGGGTGCGATGGACGCGATTTCGCTCCTCGGGTCGGCGCTCAAGACGACCAGTCCCGAGCGGAGTTTTCCGACGCTCCGGGGTCATCCGCCGCTCGTGGAACTAGGCGACGAGTTCGACGCCCCCGAGGGTGTGGCTCGCCCCGACACGGGGGTCCGACTCGAACTCCCCGCGGACTACCAGTACGTCTACCCCGCGGCGTCGCTGGCGTACTACCTCGGCGCGGAAGTCGTCCCGGCCGACCATCCTCGACTCGTCACGGACGCTGGCTTCGCGTACGACCTCGACGGCCCGCGGGGCTACGAGACCACCGTCGGGCGCGTCCTCCGCCAGACGTTCTTCTTCGACTGTGTGACCCGGACGGAAGGCTACTACGACGTGGACCTCCACGAGCGCGAGGCGCTCGACCCCGACGTGGGGCTGGACTTCGCTGACCTCTACGACCGGTCGCTGGCCGAACGACTGGCCGCGTACCTCTCGGTCCCCTTCGAGTCAGTCGCCGACCACGTGCCCGACTGGAGCCTGACGACCGACGTGATGGCGACTCCGGACAACGTCGAAGTGCTGCCGTTCGTCGCCGACGACCTCGCGCTGGTTCGGTGTCCGGGCGACCCGACCGGCGCGTCGGTGAGTCCGACGCCCGAACCCCTCGGCGAGTTCTTCCGGAGCGGCCCGGACGGTGCGGCCGACGCCCGCACCGCCGACGACGCGGCCGAGGAGTTCACCAGAAGCACGACCGACGGGAACTCCTCGACCGTCCAGCAGAGCGAGATTTTCAACCCCGAACCGGTCGAGACGGTCGAACACGCGTGGGTCGGCGAGGGGTTCCCGGTCGGCGCGAACAAGGCGACCGTCGAGTCCTACCGGCGGCGCGCCCGGCGGTCGGCCCCCGACGAGACTAGCATCGAGGTCCACGTCGTCTGCAACGACGAGCGCATGAACGAGGAGGGCGTCGTCGAGGAGTTCTACGGGCTTCGGGACCTCCTCCGGTTCGACGTGTCGGTTCACGACGAACTGACGACCGACGAACTCCGGGACCTGCTGGCCCAACCCGCCGACTTCCTGCACTACATCGGCCACGTGGACGGCGACGGGATGCGGTGTCCCGACGGTCACTTGGACGCCCGGACGCTCTCGGAAGTGAACGTGAAAGCGTTCGTCCTCAACGCCTGCCGGTCGTACGCGCAGGGCGAAGCACTCGTGGAGGCCGGAAGCTACGGCGGCGTCGTCACCCTCGCGGAAATCGCCAACAGCGTCGCCACCGACATCGGCCGGACGCTCGCGCGACTCCTCAACTGCGGGTTCCCGCTCCGGGTCGCGCTCTCGGTCGTGAAAGACGCCATCGGTCCGGCCTACCAGTACACGACGGTCGGCGATGGAAGCGTGACTCTCTGTCAGAGCGAGAGCGGTTGTCCGCTCCACCTCAAAATCGAACGGGTCGGCGAAGACGAGTTCGAGGCCAACGTGCGCGCGTACTCGTCTCCGGGGTACGAACTCGGTTCGATATATCTCCCGATTATCGGGCAGAACTCGGTTCATCAACTCGTCTCTGCGGGGGACAACTCGTTCCGGATTACGAAATCCGAACTAAACGACTACTTCGACCGTGAAGTCATGCCGGTTAGTTACGAGGGGAATCTCTACTGGAGCGACGAACTATCCGTAGAGGACCTGTGA
- a CDS encoding DUF7504 family protein gives MSLQRARFRGDPSTHEFQEVLKRLKHDGCNLLVTGAVSEDVTVEATRTLLGAPNAERKRVVALADPSAGNVYERLPPGVDSDDSDVWIIDQDACQRSVPKAAESGGVSLPTDETDRSALGRLREEVVVAIDFFADADSGLDSSELRLSVSSLGRMAHEYDPDRVARFVRSVSAMVKGVRGMAHYHLPRPDDDEVVDRLSPLFDARIELRKRDGLPTEQRWHVPECDQRTDWVRL, from the coding sequence ATGTCACTCCAGCGGGCACGCTTTCGCGGGGACCCTTCGACCCACGAGTTTCAGGAGGTGTTGAAACGGCTCAAACACGACGGTTGCAACCTTCTCGTCACCGGTGCCGTCTCCGAGGACGTGACGGTCGAGGCGACGCGGACGCTACTGGGCGCGCCGAACGCCGAGCGCAAACGAGTCGTCGCACTGGCCGACCCCAGCGCCGGGAACGTCTACGAACGGCTCCCGCCGGGCGTCGATTCGGACGACTCGGACGTGTGGATAATCGACCAAGACGCCTGCCAGCGGTCGGTCCCGAAGGCCGCCGAGAGCGGCGGGGTGTCGCTTCCCACCGACGAGACCGACCGGAGCGCGCTCGGCCGACTCCGCGAGGAGGTCGTCGTCGCCATCGACTTCTTCGCGGACGCCGACAGCGGACTCGACTCCTCGGAACTCCGCCTGTCGGTCTCGTCGCTCGGCCGGATGGCCCACGAGTACGACCCCGACCGCGTCGCGCGATTCGTGCGCTCGGTCTCGGCGATGGTCAAGGGGGTCCGCGGGATGGCCCACTACCACCTCCCGCGACCGGACGACGACGAGGTGGTAGACCGTCTCTCCCCGCTGTTCGACGCCCGCATCGAACTCCGGAAACGCGACGGACTGCCGACCGAACAGCGGTGGCACGTCCCCGAGTGCGACCAGCGGACCGACTGGGTGCGCCTGTGA
- a CDS encoding ferritin-like domain-containing protein: MTTQEVTDLLKKAYSDEIETVMNYLTNSIVLDGVSAEEVKESLETDIQEELNHAEMLGQRLKQLDERPPASYDFEARQESLQPPEDSTDVLSVIEGVLDAEEDAIETYRALIKAAGDDDPVTEDIAVTILADEEAHRTEFRGFKREYDE, translated from the coding sequence ATGACGACTCAAGAGGTTACGGACTTACTCAAGAAGGCGTACAGCGACGAAATCGAGACCGTGATGAACTACCTCACCAACTCTATCGTCCTCGACGGCGTGAGCGCCGAGGAGGTCAAGGAGAGCCTCGAAACCGACATCCAAGAGGAGTTAAACCACGCCGAGATGCTCGGCCAGCGGCTCAAGCAACTCGACGAGCGCCCGCCCGCTTCCTACGACTTCGAGGCCCGTCAGGAGAGCCTCCAGCCGCCGGAAGACAGCACCGACGTGCTGTCGGTCATCGAGGGCGTCCTCGACGCCGAGGAGGACGCCATCGAAACCTACCGTGCGCTCATCAAGGCGGCGGGCGACGACGACCCCGTGACCGAGGACATCGCGGTCACCATCCTCGCCGACGAGGAGGCCCACCGGACGGAGTTCCGCGGGTTCAAGCGCGAGTACGACGAGTAG